The Oryzias melastigma strain HK-1 linkage group LG13, ASM292280v2, whole genome shotgun sequence genome window below encodes:
- the LOC112149346 gene encoding uncharacterized protein LOC112149346, giving the protein MFLTFNVSHLNSSQYVKVMPAGGQCYEPGTFFPTTPRHVIRLGISKRRDLLLRPDWLVTGGLLFGAVVILCVCITVLILFREYGWPEKEPVKIRYRVLQLAYQMDDYSSKGSRVISFRKTHRKQHANMTQDSIQPACTGALEEFWDYEHQVDLEAFNSNTFYCLLLKQSLSVTSRLGQLTAEVKELYRGVVGKLQLLHPRVMAEERVEERWERMRREVEREVVRRKSLGSQLRTLLDSQLQVLMRELQAKRRAYSVFMSQLRECSRLLSKIHNTHSPTCELHQKILVQKLSALIAEMGELASAECHRQGAWGLLAEGTGASS; this is encoded by the exons ATGTTTCTCACTTTTAACGTCAGTCACTTGAACTCTTCTCAGTATGTTAAAGTGATGCCCGCGGGTGGCCAGTGTTATGAGCCTGGCACCTTCTTCCCCACCACCCCTCGACACGTGATCCGGTTAGGGATCAGCAAAAGACGAGATCTGCTTCTTAGACCCGACTGGCTTGTGACAGGAGGACTTCTGTTTGGAGCTGTGGTCATCCTCTGTGTATGCATCACAGTGCTG ATCTTGTTCCGTGAATACGGGTGGCCAGAAAAAGAACCAGTCAAAATTCGGTATCGAGTGCTGCAACTCGCATACCAAATGGATGACTACTCATCAAAAGGATCGAGGGTGATCTCATTCAGGAAAACTCACCGAAAGCAGCACGCTAACATGACACAAGACTCTATTCAGCCAG CATGTACAGGAGCCCTGGAGGAGTTCTGGGATTATGAACACCAGGTGGATCTGGAGGCCTTTAAcagcaacactttttactgcctCCTACTCAAGCAGAGCCTTTCTGTCACCTCACGACTGGGCCAGCTCACCGCTGAG GTGAAGGAGCTCTATCGCGGAGTTGTTGGGAAATTGCAGCTTCTTCACCCACGTGTGATGGCAGAGGAGAGGGTGGAGGAGCGCTGGGAGAGGATGAGGAGAGAGGTGGAAAGAGAAGTGGTGCGAAGGAAGTCTTTGGGCTCACAGCTGAGGACTCTGCTCGACAGTCAGTTGCAG GTTCTGATGAGAGAGCTGCAAGCCAAGAGGAGGGCTTACAGTGTGTTTATGTCTCAGCTCAGAGAGTGCAGCCGACTTCTATCCAAGATTCACAACACCCACTCACCCACCTGTGAGCTGCACCAGAAAAT TTTGGTCCAAAAGCTCTCAGCCCTCATAGCTGAAATGGGAGAGCTGGCGTCGGCAGAGTGCCACCGCCAGGGGGCGTGGGGCTTGCTGGCTGAAGGCACTGGAGCCAG ctcctga